A single window of Zea mays cultivar B73 chromosome 10, Zm-B73-REFERENCE-NAM-5.0, whole genome shotgun sequence DNA harbors:
- the LOC103641948 gene encoding xyloglucan galactosyltransferase XLT2 yields MPESPASPAKPPSQPGSPLNAATPSPASALLRGSVLLIAFLVLQLVLLWNILGLPSSRFLPVPGQRDTTWPNGAVNGGACDEGLIYVYDLPSELNHDLVDDCESLWPWYSFCPYLTNGGFGEAAATLPVFFNVTRNVSLPSWYNTDQFQLEVIIHRRLLSHRCRTTDSSLATAFYVPFYVGLDVGSHLWGDNSTAADRDRAGLRLLRWLKNQTSFQRSGGWDHFITLGRITWDFRRYGDDGWGTNFVVLPGIANVTRLGIEADRLDPMEVGVPYPTGFHPRTAADVRAWQRHVLSLKRSKLFGFAGAPRSGFRDDFREVLLEECEDAGSEHCRSVDCRGTRCTDNGAAVLELFLDSSFCLQPRGDSFTRRSLFDCMVAGAVPVLFWRRTAYDQYRWYLPPGPRGEEGEWSVFIDRQALRVGNVSVRDVLEGLSERRVRRMRERVVEMIPRLVYASSSDGLGDGMEDALDVALRGVLERFRRRRASTAPVGVSAKHSPGRFVARSVDGKSTPPPPSDGKNGSVATVSKDDSGTNPSPPASSHIKTVVSIASASTGTSLQKS; encoded by the exons ATGCCCGAGTCACCTGCATCTCCGGCCAAACCCCCCTCGCAGCCGGGATCTCCGCTCAATGCCGCCACTCCGTCCCCAGCGTCGGCATTGCTGCGAGGCTCCGTGCTGCTCATCGCCTTCCTCGTACTCCAGCTCGTGCTCCTCTGGAACATCCTCGGCCTCCCCAGCTCCCGCTTCCTCCCGGTGCCGGGCCAAAGAGACACTACCTGGCCCAACGGCGCAGTCAACGGCGGAGCGTGCGATGAGGGGCTCATCTACGTCTACGACCTCCCGTCGGAGTTGAACCACGACCTCGTCGACGACTGCGAGAGCCTGTGGCCCTGGTACTCGTTCTGCCCGTACCTAACCAACGGCGGCTTCGGCGAGGCGGCCGCCACGCTGCCCGTCTTCTTCAACGTCACACGGAACGTGTCGTTGCCCAGCTGGTACAACACCGACCAGTTCCAGCTCGAGGTCATCATCCACCGCCGCCTCCTCTCCCACCGGTGCCGCACCACCGACTCGTCGCTGGCCACCGCGTTCTACGTCCCGTTCTACGTCGGCCTCGACGTTGGCAGCCACCTGTGGGGGGACAACTCTACCGCTGCCGACCGCGACAGGGCAGGCTTGAGGCTGCTCCGGTGGCTCAAGAACCAGACGTCCTTCCAGAGGTCCGGCGGCTGGGACCACTTCATCACGCTGGGGCGCATCACGTGGGACTTCCGCCGGTACGGCGACGACGGGTGGGGCACCAACTTCGTTGTCCTGCCGGGGATAGCCAACGTGACCCGCCTCGGCATCGAGGCCGACCGGCTGGACCCCATGGAAGTCGGCGTCCCGTACCCGACCGGCTTCCACCCCCGCACCGCCGCCGACGTGCGCGCGTGGCAGCGGCACGTGCTCTCCCTCAAGCGCAGCAAGCTCTTCGGATTCGCCGGTGCGCCGCGCTCCGGGTTCCGGGACGACTTCAGGGAGGTGCTGCTGGAGGAGTGCGAGGACGCTGGGAGCGAGCACTGCCGCTCCGTGGACTGCCGCGGCACGCGGTGCACCGACAACGGCGCGGCGGTGCTGGAGCTGTTCCTGGACTCGAGCTTCTGCCTGCAGCCGCGCGGGGACAGCTTCACGCGGCGCTCGCTGTTCGACTGCATGGTGGCCGGCGCCGTGCCGGTGCTGTTCTGGCGGCGGACCGCGTACGACCAGTACCGGTGGTACCTGCCCCCGGGGCCGCGCGGCGAGGAGGGGGAGTGGTCGGTGTTCATCGACCGGCAGGCGCTGCGCGTGGGCAACGTGAGCGTGCGGGACGTTCTGGAGGGGCTCAGCGAGCGGCGGGTGCGGCGGATGCGGGAGCGCGTGGTGGAGATGATCCCGCGGCTGGTGTACGCGTCATCGTCCGACGGGCTCGGCGACGGCATGGAGGACGCCCTCGATGTGGCGCTGCGCGGCGTGCTGGAGCGGTTCCGGCGGCGCCGGGCGAGCACCGCGCCTGTAG GTGTTTCAGCAAAGCACTCGCCAGGCCGCTTCGTCGCCCGGAGTGTCGACGGCAAATCGACGCCGCCGCCTCCTTCTGACGGCAAAAATGGTTCGGTAGCGACGGTCAGTAAGGACGACTCAGGAACAAATCCGAGCCCCCCGGCTTCGTCACACATAAAAACCGTCGTGTCCATAGCATCGGCTTCAACTGGAACGAGCTTGCAAAAATCGTGA
- the LOC100275552 gene encoding putative cytochrome P450 superfamily protein isoform X1 has product MDSPLLSTPALLALSLLLLALYIARRRRGGGKNRNYPPVAGTVFHQLLHFRRLMEYQTELAHRYRTFRMLTPTCNYVYTVEPANVEYILKTNFGNYGKGAMIHDVMEDLLGDGIFNVDGARWRHQRKVASHEFSTRVLRDYSSGVFRDTAAELAGIVAVAARGAGPGERPLDVADLLMRSTLDSMFKVGFGVDLGSLSGCGDDEGAAAFARAFDDASEQVLYRFFDPSWKVKRLLGVSSEGAMKGSIRTIDQFVYGVIDRKIKQMGRDQEFAKKEDILSRFLMERESDPGCFDNKYLRDIILNFVIAGRDTTAGTLSWFLYVLCRNQHVQDRVAREVRAAATGDRDDVGVQEFVTCLTEDAISRMRYLHAVLTETLRLYPAVPIDVKYCFSDDTLPDGYAVKKGDMVNYQPYQMGRMKFLWGADAEEFRPERWINDDGVFVNESPFKFTAFQAGPRVCLGKEFAYRQMKIFAAVLVYAFRFEMWEANATMGYRPMLTLKMDGPLYVRASLRQ; this is encoded by the exons ATGGATTCGCCACTGCTGAGCACACCCGCTCTGCTGGCGCTGTCCCTGCTCCTTCTAGCGCTCTACATCGCTCGCCGGCGCCGCGGCGGTGGCAAGAACCGGAACTACCCTCCCGTGGCGGGCACCGTGTTCCACCAGCTGCTCCACTTCAGGCGGCTGATGGAGTACCAGACGGAGCTCGCCCACAGGTACCGCACGTTCCGCATGCTCACCCCGACCTGCAACTACGTGTACACCGTGGAGCCCGCCAACGTGGAGTACATCCTCAAGACCAACTTCGGCAACTACGGCAAGGGGGCGATGATCCACGACGTGATGGAGGACCTCCTCGGCGACGGCATCTTCAACGTGGACGGCGCCAGGTGGCGGCACCAGCGGAAGGTGGCGAGCCACGAGTTCTCCACGCGGGTGCTGCGCGACTACAGCAGCGGCGTGTTCCGCGACACGGCCGCGGAGCTCGCTGGGATCGTTGCGGTGGCGGCGCGGGGCGCCGGGCCCGGGGAGAGGCCGCTGGACGTCGCGGACCTCCTGATGCGGTCGACGCTGGACTCCATGTTCAAGGTCGGGTTCGGGGTCGACCTGGGCTCGCTGTCCGGCTGCGGCGACGACGAGGGCGCGGCGGCGTTCGCCAGGGCGTTCGACGACGCCAGCGAGCAGGTCCTGTACCGCTTCTTCGACCCGTCCTGGAAGGTCAAGAGGCTCCTCGGTGTCTCGTCGGAGGGGGCCATGAAGGGGTCGATCCGCACCATCGATCAATTCGTGTACGGCGTCATCGACAGGAAGATCAAGCAGATGGGCAGGGACCAAGAATTC GCCAAGAAAGAGGACATCTTGTCAAGGTTCCTGATGGAGCGGGAGAGCGACCCCGGCTGCTTCGACAACAAGTACCTGCGGGACATCATCCTCAACTTCGTGATCGCCGGCCGCGACACCACGGCGGGCACCCTGTCGTGGTTCCTCTACGTGCTCTGCAGGAACCAGCACGTCCAGGACAGGGTCGCGCGGGAGGTGCGTGCCGCCGCCACGGGCGACCGCGACGACGTCGGCGTGCAGGAGTTCGTCACGTGCTTAACCGAGGACGCCATCAGCAGGATGCGGTACCTGCACGCGGTGCTTACCGAGACGCTCCGGCTGTACCCGGCTGTGCCCATC GATGTGAAGTATTGCTTTTCGGATGACACGTTACCGGACGGCTACGCTGTCAAGAAAGGTGACATGGTGAACTACCAGCCGTACCAAATGGGCAGGATGAAGTTCCTGTGGGGCGCGGACGCCGAGGAGTTCAGGCCAGAGAGGTGGATCAACGACGACGGCGTGTTCGTCAACGAGAGCCCCTTCAAGTTCACGGCTTTCCAG GCGGGGCCTCGCGTCTGCTTGGGAAAGGAGTTCGCGTACAGGCAGATGAAGATCTTCGCAGCGGTGCTGGTCTACGCCTTCAGGTTTGAGATGTGGGAAGCCAATGCTACCATGGGCTACCGGCCCATGCTCACGCTCAAAATGGACGGCCCGCTGTATGTTCGGGCATCGCTCCGGCAATGA
- the LOC100275552 gene encoding putative cytochrome P450 superfamily protein, which translates to MDSPLLSTPALLALSLLLLALYIARRRRGGGKNRNYPPVAGTVFHQLLHFRRLMEYQTELAHRYRTFRMLTPTCNYVYTVEPANVEYILKTNFGNYGKGAMIHDVMEDLLGDGIFNVDGARWRHQRKVASHEFSTRVLRDYSSGVFRDTAAELAGIVAVAARGAGPGERPLDVADLLMRSTLDSMFKVGFGVDLGSLSGCGDDEGAAAFARAFDDASEQVLYRFFDPSWKVKRLLGVSSEGAMKGSIRTIDQFVYGVIDRKIKQMGRDQEFVSELSAAASPVWMHMHSRALDWRSGHFFFLLTHTDGGVCLWQAKKEDILSRFLMERESDPGCFDNKYLRDIILNFVIAGRDTTAGTLSWFLYVLCRNQHVQDRVAREVRAAATGDRDDVGVQEFVTCLTEDAISRMRYLHAVLTETLRLYPAVPIDVKYCFSDDTLPDGYAVKKGDMVNYQPYQMGRMKFLWGADAEEFRPERWINDDGVFVNESPFKFTAFQAGPRVCLGKEFAYRQMKIFAAVLVYAFRFEMWEANATMGYRPMLTLKMDGPLYVRASLRQ; encoded by the exons ATGGATTCGCCACTGCTGAGCACACCCGCTCTGCTGGCGCTGTCCCTGCTCCTTCTAGCGCTCTACATCGCTCGCCGGCGCCGCGGCGGTGGCAAGAACCGGAACTACCCTCCCGTGGCGGGCACCGTGTTCCACCAGCTGCTCCACTTCAGGCGGCTGATGGAGTACCAGACGGAGCTCGCCCACAGGTACCGCACGTTCCGCATGCTCACCCCGACCTGCAACTACGTGTACACCGTGGAGCCCGCCAACGTGGAGTACATCCTCAAGACCAACTTCGGCAACTACGGCAAGGGGGCGATGATCCACGACGTGATGGAGGACCTCCTCGGCGACGGCATCTTCAACGTGGACGGCGCCAGGTGGCGGCACCAGCGGAAGGTGGCGAGCCACGAGTTCTCCACGCGGGTGCTGCGCGACTACAGCAGCGGCGTGTTCCGCGACACGGCCGCGGAGCTCGCTGGGATCGTTGCGGTGGCGGCGCGGGGCGCCGGGCCCGGGGAGAGGCCGCTGGACGTCGCGGACCTCCTGATGCGGTCGACGCTGGACTCCATGTTCAAGGTCGGGTTCGGGGTCGACCTGGGCTCGCTGTCCGGCTGCGGCGACGACGAGGGCGCGGCGGCGTTCGCCAGGGCGTTCGACGACGCCAGCGAGCAGGTCCTGTACCGCTTCTTCGACCCGTCCTGGAAGGTCAAGAGGCTCCTCGGTGTCTCGTCGGAGGGGGCCATGAAGGGGTCGATCCGCACCATCGATCAATTCGTGTACGGCGTCATCGACAGGAAGATCAAGCAGATGGGCAGGGACCAAGAATTCGTGAGCGAGCTCTCTGCAGCTGCCTCGCCCGTTTGGATGCACATGCATTCACGGGCGCTCGATTGGCGCTCCGGCCATTTCTTCTTTTTACTGACACACACGGACGGTGGTGTTTGTCTTTGGCAGGCCAAGAAAGAGGACATCTTGTCAAGGTTCCTGATGGAGCGGGAGAGCGACCCCGGCTGCTTCGACAACAAGTACCTGCGGGACATCATCCTCAACTTCGTGATCGCCGGCCGCGACACCACGGCGGGCACCCTGTCGTGGTTCCTCTACGTGCTCTGCAGGAACCAGCACGTCCAGGACAGGGTCGCGCGGGAGGTGCGTGCCGCCGCCACGGGCGACCGCGACGACGTCGGCGTGCAGGAGTTCGTCACGTGCTTAACCGAGGACGCCATCAGCAGGATGCGGTACCTGCACGCGGTGCTTACCGAGACGCTCCGGCTGTACCCGGCTGTGCCCATC GATGTGAAGTATTGCTTTTCGGATGACACGTTACCGGACGGCTACGCTGTCAAGAAAGGTGACATGGTGAACTACCAGCCGTACCAAATGGGCAGGATGAAGTTCCTGTGGGGCGCGGACGCCGAGGAGTTCAGGCCAGAGAGGTGGATCAACGACGACGGCGTGTTCGTCAACGAGAGCCCCTTCAAGTTCACGGCTTTCCAG GCGGGGCCTCGCGTCTGCTTGGGAAAGGAGTTCGCGTACAGGCAGATGAAGATCTTCGCAGCGGTGCTGGTCTACGCCTTCAGGTTTGAGATGTGGGAAGCCAATGCTACCATGGGCTACCGGCCCATGCTCACGCTCAAAATGGACGGCCCGCTGTATGTTCGGGCATCGCTCCGGCAATGA